From the genome of Deltaproteobacteria bacterium, one region includes:
- a CDS encoding LysR family transcriptional regulator has translation MKADLSELQAFVVVAEARGFREAARLSGGSASGLSDAVGRLEEELKVRLLHRTTRSVTPTEAGQRLLERLRPALGEVDAAVAGLSRFAEAPAGMLRLNVPVSAARFVLPSIIPAFLAKYPEIQLEVIAESNLVDVIAAGCDAGIRYEERLEKDMIAVPIGPRVQCFATAASPSYVEAHGRPKHPRELTAHACLTGGFSSGPTRPWEFERDGKVVRVDPTGPLILRGSAGVDLGVAAAVAGVGIIHVFEDWLRPHFAKGTLVPILKPWWQRFSGPFLYYSGRHLVPAPLRAFIDFIKASR, from the coding sequence GTGAAAGCGGACCTCAGCGAGCTCCAGGCGTTCGTGGTGGTCGCAGAGGCCCGCGGCTTCCGCGAGGCCGCCCGACTCAGCGGCGGCAGCGCCTCGGGCTTGAGCGACGCCGTCGGGCGACTCGAGGAAGAGCTCAAGGTCCGGCTGCTCCACCGCACCACCCGCAGCGTCACCCCCACCGAGGCGGGTCAGCGGTTGCTCGAGAGACTGCGGCCAGCCCTGGGCGAGGTCGACGCGGCCGTCGCCGGGCTCTCCCGCTTTGCCGAGGCGCCCGCCGGGATGCTGCGCCTCAATGTTCCGGTGAGCGCGGCGCGCTTCGTACTCCCATCCATCATTCCTGCATTTCTTGCCAAGTATCCCGAGATCCAGCTCGAGGTGATCGCCGAGAGCAACCTCGTGGACGTGATCGCCGCCGGTTGTGACGCGGGGATCCGCTACGAGGAGCGCCTCGAGAAAGACATGATCGCGGTGCCCATCGGCCCGCGGGTGCAGTGCTTCGCGACGGCCGCCTCACCCAGCTATGTCGAGGCTCACGGACGGCCCAAGCATCCTCGGGAGCTGACCGCGCACGCCTGTCTGACCGGCGGCTTCTCCAGTGGCCCCACGCGCCCTTGGGAGTTCGAGCGCGACGGCAAGGTGGTGCGCGTCGATCCCACCGGTCCGCTGATTCTTCGCGGCAGCGCGGGTGTGGACCTCGGCGTGGCCGCCGCCGTGGCAGGCGTGGGCATCATTCATGTCTTCGAAGATTGGCTGCGCCCGCACTTCGCCAAGGGCACGCTGGTGCCCATTCTCAAGCCGTGGTGGCAGCGGTTCTCCGGCCCGTTTCTCTACTACTCGGGGCGCCACCTGG
- a CDS encoding SDR family NAD(P)-dependent oxidoreductase, with amino-acid sequence MRAQTVVTDSKAFIITGPTAGIGRATAFELAKHGTVVLVGRDRERLAEVQKRIERKGQRAVAVVCDLSDLASVKRAAAEVIALQLPIAGLLNNAGIMQTRPTQNARGWDLSFATNHLGPFALTEALAPHLPDGANVLFVGSAVEDPERKPAVAAGFRGARYLSAEASTRGEWRPGGSAKPGMDAYATSKQCSIVTALVLARELPRLHINAVEPGFTPGTSLGRDAPVIVRALSKVLIPVLVPLLMPFVKILSTPKRSAQVLTRILTDASGRTGIYFDERGEAMTGSVELRDTQFQDRVVAETRALLASAKI; translated from the coding sequence ATGCGAGCTCAAACGGTTGTCACAGATTCGAAGGCGTTCATCATCACCGGGCCCACGGCAGGCATTGGCCGGGCCACGGCGTTCGAGCTGGCCAAGCACGGAACGGTGGTGCTGGTCGGCCGCGATCGCGAGAGGCTCGCCGAGGTGCAGAAGCGCATCGAGCGCAAGGGACAGCGCGCGGTCGCGGTGGTGTGCGACCTGTCGGATCTCGCGAGCGTGAAGCGCGCGGCGGCCGAGGTCATCGCACTGCAGCTTCCCATCGCTGGTCTTCTCAACAACGCCGGCATCATGCAGACGCGGCCTACCCAGAACGCCCGCGGTTGGGACCTGTCCTTTGCGACGAACCACCTTGGGCCCTTCGCGTTGACGGAGGCGCTCGCGCCGCACCTGCCCGATGGAGCGAATGTGCTCTTCGTCGGCTCGGCCGTGGAGGATCCCGAGCGGAAGCCGGCGGTGGCGGCGGGGTTTCGGGGTGCCCGCTACCTCTCGGCGGAAGCGAGCACGCGAGGCGAGTGGAGACCCGGGGGCTCGGCGAAGCCCGGGATGGACGCGTACGCCACGTCGAAGCAATGCAGCATCGTTACCGCGCTGGTCCTGGCGCGCGAGCTGCCGCGCCTGCACATCAACGCGGTCGAGCCCGGGTTCACGCCGGGGACGAGCCTCGGCCGCGACGCGCCGGTCATCGTGCGCGCCCTGTCCAAGGTGCTCATCCCGGTGCTGGTGCCGCTGCTGATGCCGTTCGTGAAGATCCTCAGCACGCCCAAGCGCTCGGCCCAGGTGCTCACGCGGATCCTCACGGACGCCTCGGGTCGGACCGGGATCTACTTTGATGAGCGCGGCGAGGCGATGACCGGCTCGGTTGAGCTGCGCGACACGCAATTTCAAGATCGCGTCGTCGCCGAGACCCG